Below is a genomic region from Belonocnema kinseyi isolate 2016_QV_RU_SX_M_011 chromosome 4, B_treatae_v1, whole genome shotgun sequence.
CTTCAAGCGATTTCGAGGATTTTATCGGGTTCaggttagatttttaaagattataaaatatgttatgggattttaagggatatcaacacattaaaaataatgttcactaattttgaaagatttgagaagatttcatcAGATTCAAtagaacttcaaaagatttctgaTTATGATaaaggatttcaaccaatttttataaattttaaggaatttctgtCATTTTCGAAGAATCATACGAGggctctaaaatattttcaaaattgaaaagaattgaagATTCACACactttttgaagagattttaataaatttcaaagtattttgcgcgattttaaacaatttgacagaatttcaaaagattccaaagtatatccacggattttagaggatttcgtaatattttagaagatttccgaatattataaaggaatttaactgatttttagaaacttgaagcaattttcatagattttactTGATGATAAggatataataatgaaataataaaaaagtaataaatatattGATGTAATCTAATAGTATAAGAAGTAATTTCAACAGTCAAAACTTGTATTCAATagcatatttgaataaaaaattataaggagGAACCTTACGTGAGAAGTGCCTCAGACCTCcctctcaacaaaataaataaacaaattcttaggTAATTAATGAACGCtcccttttatataaaaaaatttacttttccctTTGCCAATTTCGTCCTAGATTTTTTATCGGGTGTTTTTTTATTCGCGATTTACATATTTCCACAATAAACATGCTGATTTAAATTGACAGATTCGAGTCGACATCATTCATGAGTATTTTACAGGTGCAAACagtaattggaaaaatattttatgttttataatcGATACCTGATAGATAGGGCAGTTTCGTTGACAAATTGCGCATCATTGGCGCATTACATTGGCGCATCACACAACAAAGGCGAAGCGAACGACGAACCAgggatttttcagatttaaacaaaCCCCGATTATTATTCTCTCATGTCTGGTTTATAAACAAACGTGTCGGCGAAACGTTCAATGGGATGTCGAGGGGAGATTTGAATGCGAATGCCAAAGCCCTTCTCTAACCGTAACCCAACCGAACTGCGAATACAAAAACTtctcatgaaaaatttcaaagctaatcctattttcgttgaaaaatattccCTCGAAAATACAAAGCCATCTATTCTTTGATTTAACTTTCGTGATTTAACAGGGTGTCTACTGACCAAAAAAACGGACAATAACCGGGAATAGAAATGCGAGTAGAAATTACAATCAAAGTTTtggaaaatctaatattttttattaatcgtaATAACCAGTCAAACCATCAATTTTAATGTCTATCGTTTTTCATTAGATTTTTGTGACGAGATATCTCAAAGCTTTTGTTCAAAAACCTGATAACGAATTTTCTGcatcataaattttttcaattaaaatttccaaataagactttttatttcatgaaaaaattgattcctaaatgcttttttaaacattattgataaacgATAAAtgactgataatttaaaaaaaattttatacttttaaagaaACGAGAGAAATAAACAAGGTATGTCAACAATCAGATTTCTAGGCAAATTTTGAATCATTCAGATTCtacttttaaaacttaattttaaatttttgaaaatcgaaaaacgtTTGGGATAATAATCTAGAAgatattaaaaccttttttttattttgaaggataAAAAAGTCGtgggaaaacaaaattatttaaacaaataatcataacttttaaaatcactcaaaaataatttaattcttaaacattttaaaaattatttcaagcaaaacatagattttttacattaaaaaaataaagttttaagaatatcttaaaaatttgtatgaaaaataatccaaatttagaatatatttataagGTATAGAACTTTTTGCATATTATGATATTAAGATatgaatatgaatatgaatatgatatgcataagtttttaaaagattaaaaatttttcgttcatttgaaaacatttcaaaaaattaaaacaaagtgcagatttgtttaattttgaaaaataagcttcttattaattttgaaaggtttcgaaaGAATGAAAAAGTCTTTCAACAGAAAAGCTTTAGCAGTTTCATAAAACTTTTGGAAgctttgaaaagaataaaaaagttttcttaagatttctgaaaatttttttaatggtttttgtaaaaaaaataatttcaatagaaGATTCAGAAACCTTTTTATATacactttacaaattttaaagacattttaattactttcaaacAATAACCCTGAAGATTTTACGGACATTTTTTTGAAGtgtgcagaattaaaaaataatttaggaaaaatataaataatttaaaaatatgttacgaTGGATCAGACGTTTCggccgattttttttttaattttaggaaaaatctaaattgtttcaaaagatactgagaagtattatattttttttaatataaaaaagcaatttaaagttggaaaaaatttcaattttttttaacaaaatgtggacctttaaatattttgaaaaagaatttataagCATTTCAAGAACTTTTCCTAATATTCacagaagaatttaaaatgaatttttattttgaaaaattaattctaagaggaaagtgaagaatatttcaaatcatgcCGAATgatatcctaaaatttttaaaatgaatataaaagagTTTGaaggaaaaaagttgaatatttaagaatataagATTTTCGACAAGAAACGAGTactattaagagatatttagacgGTTTAGGAAGATTAGTATATCTagttacagtttttaattttattggtattagtaattaattattgtaGGCTTATTGCtaaaatctattataaaaattattcatcttaatACTAAATAAGTTTTACAATAACTATGCTATAAACAGATGTAAGCATGACTAAAACATcatgataaaagtttaaaaatagtttttttgtaattactcttgaataattaataactaattattcgctaaaaatatataagagtttttaaaaacattttattttgttcaagtaTAATAATATCTCACAATACAGAAAAACCTCATATTAAATGCATTTTATTCGTGCTCCTCATAagaaaagatttgttatttccaacCGCTAAAAAACCGAGAATTTCGTGGGTGACAATTAGTAGACACCCTGTTTAATCTAAGTTCATTTTAGTCAACCagttatcaattttatatttcataaaacagATTCTGGGACTTGAGTTTAGTCATAGCTAaaccgtattttttaattatgaaaagatTCTGCATCCTATGCGAGGAAAGTTTTCTCCAAAAGAGCCTGGGTTCATTTTAGAATCGACTTCCAAGGGAATTTAAGGATGTGCTCTACGTACAGTCAATctcaaaatttaccaaaaaatttctaagaattaatgAAATCCACaactttaacttaaaatatttttttgagtatatttcaaaaattactcaaatttgaaaagaagTATACGTAGAGAACATCCTTACACTACTGAATTGATATTtacaatacttaaaaataaatgattccaAACACTGCTCGTTCCTTCAGCAAACCCAAATGATTTGCTCATAttggaataaaactttttaaactgaataaaagaCTTCCTTGGGCGGAAGATCCCGTCGACATATTCCTTTTTCTCATATTGAAATGTTCAGTCTCTCTGGCGACAACGAAGGTCAACTCTCGAGGGAAAACGATGAAGGTCGACGGAGAGAGCAAAACACGTTCGGAAAATGATCGAACCGAACGCAACTTTCCCCACACTTACGGTTTACGGTCGCCCGGAAAGTGATAGTATATTTTCTTCGACGTGCATTCTCGCAGGACGGGAAGATACTTTGGTCGTAGAACGGCCATAGGATCTCCGAAGAAGCTATGGACGTAGTTCGCGAGAAGGTACAAGTCtgaaaaagagttgaaattttacgAGCCCCTCGCGAGGGGGCCACGACTACGAGCGTAAAGACGTTTTACTGCCTTGAGatgaaagtttcattttcttgGGTCCTAGGGATGGGCGGTTCGACTCAAAAGCTCTCTGGCAAGAGGTGACTTTGCTCGACACGTGCCGAGACGTGCCACAATCTAACTGATGGATTGGCAACACTACATGTAACCAAGACTGGACGATTTCCTGAAATTACATTTCCTTGGACGGATCGAGAATAGACTTAAGAAAGGAATTACGATATTGTTCGACTTCGATTCGTGTTTGTGGAAGCTTTTTTTCTTAAAGGAGAGAGATTGACCCGATCCTATTTCCGAGATTAGTTCTAACATTTGCGTTGTTGTCGATTCTGGTCCTTACAAAAGTACGCCAAACGATTCATCTTTTGATTATAAAGTTCGAAAAAGATTACTTACAAATACTCTTTCTGTCGAAATTAAAAATCGCGAGGTTTTAAATATAATGGAATCTTCTAGTTCTCAAATGTCACTATCTAGATATGAATGGGCAAAGGGGTTTGGTGTTATTTTTTAGCCTGAAAAGAGTTTTCTAGATCAGAGACTTGTTTCAAGATATAGCAGGTGCCGAGCGGTCGTTGGTCTTCGTTTTTCGCAGCTTGATGGTCGAAAACATGTTGTTCCTGAAAGAAACCCAGGTTAGTAAATGAGCATGGCCCGAGGTGTGTCACACTCAAAAAGAAAAGACGAAGGAAAAGCGACACGTACACGAACGTTATAACGCCGGAAGAGACGAGCGGAACTAACAAAACGAAAACGAAAAAGAAAGGCTGAACGCGACCGAGGAACAAAACGAGTAAACAGAAGCCCAGTATCCTGGGACACATGTGTACTTTCATTCCGTGTTGTCCCAGAACCATAAGCACAGTTTACTTTAGCAAACTCCAGGTTCGTTACTATCGTAAAAATCCTCACGTCTACTCTAAACTGCAATTTATGGGGGAGATGATATGGAAAACAATATAGTATTTTCCTTCCATGCGGCAAGCAATTGAGGATCTCTATTATATCTAAGCTTATTAAAACGAGAACAATTTGAAGCAATCTGTGGAAGAAGCATTTCATCAAAATGTAATCTGGCAGCAATATAGCTATTCGCCACAGAAAAAAAGAATAGCTAAATCAAATAGCACCGCTAAATTTGCTTCCTGCTTAATAACAAGGAACATTGTTAAACCCACGAGATTTGTGAATCTTCCAAAGTTCCTATTTTTCTTAAACAGGATTGCAAACAGATAACTAAATTCAGCGGCTGTATTAGCATTCTATCCGCTGATTGTCATTCATGAAAAAAACTAAAGCGAAACATAAAACGCCAAAGAGTCAAAAAATAAGTCGCCAAGAAacataaaaacttaaataaaggAATCGCATCGTCCAGTGattactttttcttctttttcttgttcACCGAAGAGTCGACTCCCCACAAATCGTACCATGGTCCGCAAGTATTCTTCTCCCTATCTCTGTTCCTACCCCTCTCTCGGTCACTGTCTCTCCTAAGTTTGGTCCGTGGAAGAAGAGTTTTCTCTGTGACCTGATCTTTGACAACAATACAACTGTAAGTTGACTCTTCATCCGAAGCTTCCGTCTCAGTAAAATTCTGAATGAGTCCATCATCATCATCCCCATAAGGCTTCTTCCTTCGCTCGTTCCGCTTAGCTTCGTTGTTTTCTTTCAGTTCAGTGACAATCAAATGTCGTTTAGCTTCCAAACTACGTTTTCTTTCATTCTCGAGAATAGCCTTCCGAGATACGTTACCAACAAAATAGGTCCTTTCTTCTTGCCTGGGTCGGTACTCAGATCTCTCTACAACTTTGGGCCTTTCAGCTGGAGTCGGAAAGTCTTCGAAGTAATCAATTTTCTCAGGAACATGCATTCTTTCAGCAGGTTTTGGTTCACTGACACATCTCTCGTTGGTGATTGTGGAATCACTGTTCTTTTTTTCCAAACTACGATGAGTTTTTGGACTTCCTTCATAGCTTGACTTCCTAGATGACTCAttggtttcatttttttcatcctTCGCCTCCTTCTTGATCATCTGAGGAATGTCGACTAAAGACCTGTGCTGCCAGAGCGCCATGCCCTCGAGGACCTCCGAATCACGCCTGAATCTCCAAAAAGATTTTGTTCTTTTCACCAGCTTTGGACTCTTCGCTTCCATATCGAAGACCCTGCCAGTTTGAATCAAATGTCCCATAGCGGTGCTCTGCCTCGGAAGAAGAGGTTTTCGCTCATTATTCAGAGTATTATTGTTTGTATCGTTTCTCTCCAATGTACTTTTATCAGGCCTTGAAGGACTATTTCCATCTCGAATAGTATGACGTTCAATTATTTTATCCCTCTCCAACTTGGTCTCGAAGTTTGATTCATAACCTCGGTCCTTATCAATAGGGGCATCACGGATGTATTTGCCGGTCTCTCCGTAAATTTCTTCTTTCTCTGAGTACCGGCGTTCCCGAAAATTCCGTTGATCAGTTGGTCTCTCGGGAGCTTCTACACTTGGTGGTCTCGGTCTTTCAAATCGACGACTTGATATCCGCTCAACGTTTCTATTCCTCTCAGGATTTTTCTCCGAGTTCTTCTCCCTGTCGTAGCCCAACGTAGCCgacttttcaaaatattcccTCTCGTATCTCTGAGATTGAGGTCTTCTTTCTCTATCGCTGAAGTTTTCGTAATTATTCTGTTGTTTCTTCTGCGGTTGCTGTTGATGTTTTTCCTCTCTGCGTTCCTGACTTTTATAGTCACCTCTTCTTTCAATGAACTTCGGAGGACTATGTTCTCTAGCATACTTCTGCGCTGTTTGCTCTAATTTTTGCGCAATGTGTTCGACCTTTCGGCCCGTCTCTGGAATTGTAATGGTGCTTTCGTCATCAGAGTTTGAAGATGCTGAGCTGAAAGAACTCTTGTCGTTGTATTTTGGCTCCTCTCTCTCAGAGCGGTATCCTCGACGAGAATTCTTATCCTCGCTGTTCTCTCCGTAGTACTTTTTATTCTCGTACTTTTCAGAGTACTCCATAGTTCCGTATGACTCCTCATCTTCCTCGATCTCCGCCTCATCATCGCTCTCAACTTTAGACGATTCTCTCTCATCATTACGGCTGTTGAAACTCCTCACTTTCTCCTCTCTGGAAAATGTGTTTCTACTGTTTGGATTTGGGCGACGATTCTCCGTCTCAGGCTTCTGCGATTTCTCCTTTTTCTCCTTCTTGGCTGATCCGTTTTCTCTATTGACAAACTCACGTTCTTCTGCCTCGTGCCGTCTGCTCTTTCCAGAAGAATATCTTCCAGGTTCTGGTTTTTCGTTGCCCTGAACATTAGAATTGGCCCAAACGTCCATCGCGGCCCTATATAGATGCCAGCTCTTCTCGTCCCTCGGGATGGACTTCCATGAATCGTTCTCCCAGTCTTTTTGGCTGCTTGGTGTCTTTTCGTCCCTCTGAGGCGGCTGCTGTTGTTGCTTTTTGGGTCGGTCGGCTTCTCGCGGCTTTCTGCGTCGCAGTCTGTTTTGAGGTCGGGTTTGTGAAcgaagagaaaataaaagaaaaaaagaaaaaaaacggaaGTCTGCAGTGCCAAAAGACCAACAGCCAGTAGATACGGATCTCCTACGTGCCAAGTCAGGACGGGTATGACCGGATTACTTAGGTAGGGGTCAATTCTTGGGAGCCCAAAACATGTTAGGGATGGAAGGCTGAGGATTAGAGGGAAGGGGCCACCACCGCCGTGTTTAATTCCATCGATCGCAGTAACGCATGCGGAATCTACAAGAATGAGAAAAAAGAAGGTAATCTAAAAATAAGCTTGTTCTTCTCTGAAATCAGAATAAGAGATACTTTGATTTGAAAGAGTTGAAATCGGTaaagttaaaatacatttttaatcagcaactggttaaatattaacatttttatcagaaattcatctttaaatGGAAACATCAATGGTATCTCTTTTAACTCAACATTTAAACATGAACAGGGACTGGGGCGCCTCAGCAATATTGTACAAAGCATCATAGAGATAATTTAGTTAGACTATGAGGTGAAGCGTTCTACTTGGAAAATTTGGCGAGAAATATTGGTCAGTAAAATGGCATTCGAAACTAAAATCTCGATCACTGCAGGGATGCTGGCGATGAAAAATTGTATAGCTCACCTTACGGCCTCGTCATCGCTGTAGTCGATATCCGGTTGAACCGGAGGCTCATTAGAAAATCCACTATCGTTACTGCTGTGTAGCGAAGTAACGGCTTGAGGAGGTGGAACTGGAGGAACGGGGGGTTGCACTCTACGGCCGCCAGCTAAAACTGTCGGCAAAGTACCGGATGGACGAATCTGTGGGAAAAAGGGCATTTTAGTCtggacaatttcaatatttctatactttaatccaaaagacaaaaaaatacaatgcaaGAAAAAGAGaatattgttgaataaaaaagaagCCTCTGGTCTCGGAATCAAGCCATTATTGAcacttttttaccattttctttaacgatgacactatttttccgctatttaaaaaatatgagacTGATGCTACTACTTGCTGAAATTGCTCgctaatgttaatattttatcattttgcaTTTGGAAGTTTTTCGAACTTATTGgcttattgaagaaaataatacatCGCgatcttaaaaatcaaaatttccaaaggTTTCAAGATTTTGAGAGATTTGAAAAATAGTCTTAAAATATTACAGACTTCAAGGGATTTGCAGATATTGCAAGAAGTTTCGTCTGCTTTTAGAGGATATtagctttttaaactttttattttttattattattaagataaataaaggtatttcaaagtatttccagaAATtcgacaaatttgaataaattataaaagattttcaaaaatattaatgaatttcaaggatttcaaaggaattttgataatttcaaaggatttcatgggATCTCAGAGCATTTCAAAGAGTTACAAACTTTAACAGTATTTAAACAGATATTAAAGATGCCAggatgatttacaaaatttcaaaaaatatccagAGATTTTACATgacttaagtaattaaaaattttgtaaagaatttacaagaatactgtgtgttttaaaatatttcgagaaatttcatgatatctttcaaagaatttcgtaatATTACAGAAGTTTCTAAGAgatgaaaaatttctgaaaaattaaaaatatttccgtggaaatttaaaagctttcaaggaATCGTTACAGTATTGaccaaaatttcaaaggatttttagagatttcaagggattttcagaatattttacaatttttcaaggaTGTCTGAATACTTTATCAGAATTAAagcattttaatagatttcagtcgACTTTAACGGACGTCAAAGCTTATTggataatctaaaaaatttcaaggaatttcaggaaatattgcACGGGATTTCAAAAGGGGTTTTATCAGATATTGACAGATTTTACGGGAATTTAgaggatttaaacatttttgttattttttaaagaattttggaagAGCTTACAGATTTCAAGTTGTTTTAAGGGATTGCTGTTGATGTTTGTGGAAATACTATAGATTTTATAAGATctaagaaattcttttaattgagagaaatatcaaagaattttaaagagtgtGTCTTGAAGAAATCCTTCGAgcgtttcaaaagttttaaagagtattttaaaacattccaaagaatttaatttagagGGGAAATAaagatagaaataaaataaaataaaatttcaaggcaATTCTATAGATATCTAGGGTTTTCGTCGAATTTTAAAGGGGTTTAATTATTTCAAGAGCATTAGAAAAGATTGACAAGTTTTTCAGgtatttcaaaatgttctcaACAAATTCTCACAGAATCTCTCagagacaaaaattttttttagaggaaattagacgACAcggatttttttccttaaaagaaacgattttttctttaaagttatatataatttttgatctaattaaaatatttaagaattctttCCATATTCCGGTAGATTTAATCGCgccaattcttttaattctttcaaaatctgtTATCCAATATATCATAAATTGCTTTTCTGTGCACAATTTCAAAATCAGGACTCACTTGTCTTATGACGTTTCAATTTCTTCTTTGAGTGTTACCCATTATTGTGAATGTAAATTTGCAAACATTAAATTATCACAGAAtagtaaaaaaaagatattttttaattttaattgttcatttatatcacaaaggaataataaggagacccaactgccaaagggaagccatttgaaactggcaacAGAAACATTACCGCAAGTGGTAGACACAATACAGAATGATCGTAAATTTTCGTGTGCAGGTGCGTAGTTGTCCTCCTCCTGTATATGGATAAGTGTGCCAGTcaaaaagtttgtcaaattgacgtaagttagaggttgtgttacgagggtagttcaataagtccttagaatgaccaacagatggcgcgcgaatcgctccaaatcatctgttttcagtcagcaccactcccgactagatatatggtgcagtcacagtccacatcttctgagtttacgtgtttttataaccaattgaaaaaaaaaattgttcgttaagaaaaatggaaaaaaacgagttcagagcggtaatcaaacattttcatttaaagggtttaactccatatgagataaaaaatgaattggacacagttcatggcacatcggcccctgccttagcaacggtttataactggttaaatgaatttaagcgtggtcgtacatcaataagtgacgaaccacattcaggaaggcccgtagaagcaagtactcccgaaatcatcaataaaatccacgataNNNNNNNNNNNNNNNNNNNNNNNNNNNNNNNNNNNNNNNNNNNN
It encodes:
- the LOC117170934 gene encoding uncharacterized protein LOC117170934; its protein translation is METEELTRLVDGIYKNILEKFNPGARQLINAGKAYLKALHGAAAASRVYVDALSRLARQAQLGTWGGSQDVGSALMRIVEVYKEIQEQEMNILKAFYVDLLVPLETNLEKDTKVVQSEQKKFLQQHKTRSETYSKAAATMKKQRKKTRGASKSGLAMDKELKNMQILEEEKSKLDAFCEQSLKNAMTQERRRYGFVLERQCSLAKHYASFHEVALAALHPSVDEWREVAATREYLPQSVEDMFASRLRQVSFWPDDEENGGSELTMNSQLRKTRSMDSSCLELRLGPTPVNSTLMHQSGPPHLPPALSRARSEANLHASSLSLGPEVPETPPRPRSMAPASRNSAGLMTPGVVGGGWGDSPLARALFAYLSSGENQLSFLEGDLISLMGDRQKGWQFGENLRTQSSGWFPLAYTEVIIDENLGLHRIQPLHVLAFISEQDGTGFKCLLETTATGNVRPMIRPSGTLPTVLAGGRRVQPPVPPVPPPQAVTSLHSSNDSGFSNEPPVQPDIDYSDDEAVRLRRRKPREADRPKKQQQQPPQRDEKTPSSQKDWENDSWKSIPRDEKSWHLYRAAMDVWANSNVQGNEKPEPGRYSSGKSRRHEAEEREFVNRENGSAKKEKKEKSQKPETENRRPNPNSRNTFSREEKVRSFNSRNDERESSKVESDDEAEIEEDEESYGTMEYSEKYENKKYYGENSEDKNSRRGYRSEREEPKYNDKSSFSSASSNSDDESTITIPETGRKVEHIAQKLEQTAQKYAREHSPPKFIERRGDYKSQERREEKHQQQPQKKQQNNYENFSDRERRPQSQRYEREYFEKSATLGYDREKNSEKNPERNRNVERISSRRFERPRPPSVEAPERPTDQRNFRERRYSEKEEIYGETGKYIRDAPIDKDRGYESNFETKLERDKIIERHTIRDGNSPSRPDKSTLERNDTNNNTLNNERKPLLPRQSTAMGHLIQTGRVFDMEAKSPKLVKRTKSFWRFRRDSEVLEGMALWQHRSLVDIPQMIKKEAKDEKNETNESSRKSSYEGSPKTHRSLEKKNSDSTITNERCVSEPKPAERMHVPEKIDYFEDFPTPAERPKVVERSEYRPRQEERTYFVGNVSRKAILENERKRSLEAKRHLIVTELKENNEAKRNERRKKPYGDDDDGLIQNFTETEASDEESTYSCIVVKDQVTEKTLLPRTKLRRDSDRERGRNRDREKNTCGPWYDLWGVDSSVNKKKKKK